Proteins encoded together in one Chitinophaga sp. LS1 window:
- a CDS encoding DUF4403 family protein: MNLTIWLFLPLIFTVSTGCKSYKEITKKPDRLHQEVEIPTFESRFVLALKIDLSTLENHINDAFKNSYSNTDEGTYEYKSWIKTKDPLYNPNEAIVTKDLLYNPNKWLKTKDPLYNSKKWIKKWGFKTKNPLYHPNKWLETKDPLYHPNEWISTNNPLYHPNEWIETKGPSVAVGYRYDYVLDLKERIKLSYVDDNTLRVVAPISFKGTVGFQGALPANLTLNKKNFDGVIEFLVDTHISMTPDWCPKIEAVVTHNWLSNPQVEIMDNIYISITSVTNKILKKVEENVNETISKEIKCESVRDVIKERWKYYGFKLPALANGKHYHLNINPTSAALSTLKVYKDTLALYVGIKANISLNDEIVNTTKIIPILEEQIEAPSEIKVFVPLVIKYDDIKSSANKYFKENNIVLSPNLILNKKAKIKLRKMDIYPNGDEVVVGVNIKAYLPGNVLPVSGWVYLTGKPVMTGGRKFELEDLDFSMNVDNKFYSVISTIFKPLIINEIKKQTTRDLTNSIESIKKMLFEKIGTYQQERIGLSIYNFDIGVYDIALTKEGIAIVVELNSTFNVSMKN; encoded by the coding sequence ATGAACTTAACTATATGGCTCTTTCTGCCATTAATTTTTACAGTATCAACAGGTTGTAAAAGTTACAAAGAAATAACAAAAAAGCCTGATCGCTTACATCAGGAGGTTGAAATTCCCACTTTTGAAAGTCGTTTTGTCCTTGCTTTAAAAATTGATTTGTCAACTTTAGAAAACCATATCAATGATGCTTTCAAAAATAGTTATAGTAATACTGATGAAGGCACCTACGAGTATAAATCCTGGATAAAAACTAAGGACCCTCTTTACAACCCAAATGAGGCCATAGTAACAAAAGATCTTTTATATAATCCAAATAAATGGTTGAAGACAAAAGACCCTTTATATAATTCTAAAAAATGGATCAAAAAATGGGGATTCAAAACTAAAAATCCTTTGTACCATCCAAACAAATGGCTTGAAACTAAAGATCCATTGTATCATCCTAATGAGTGGATATCGACAAACAACCCTTTATATCATCCGAACGAATGGATTGAAACTAAAGGACCTTCAGTTGCTGTGGGATATCGATATGACTACGTATTAGATTTAAAGGAAAGGATAAAACTTTCTTATGTAGATGATAATACTTTAAGAGTAGTTGCTCCCATTTCATTTAAGGGTACAGTAGGATTTCAAGGAGCACTCCCAGCCAATTTAACTCTAAATAAAAAGAATTTTGATGGAGTGATAGAGTTTCTTGTTGACACACATATCTCTATGACTCCAGATTGGTGCCCCAAAATTGAAGCGGTAGTTACTCATAATTGGCTAAGCAATCCTCAGGTTGAAATAATGGACAATATTTATATCTCAATTACTAGTGTTACAAATAAAATTCTCAAAAAGGTCGAGGAAAATGTAAACGAAACTATCAGTAAGGAAATTAAATGCGAAAGTGTCCGTGATGTCATTAAAGAAAGATGGAAATACTATGGCTTTAAATTACCTGCACTGGCTAACGGAAAACATTACCATTTAAATATAAACCCTACATCAGCAGCACTGTCTACACTAAAGGTTTATAAAGACACATTAGCTTTATATGTTGGCATAAAAGCTAATATTAGTTTGAATGATGAAATTGTCAATACTACAAAGATAATCCCAATATTAGAAGAACAAATAGAAGCACCAAGTGAGATTAAAGTATTCGTCCCATTAGTTATTAAATATGACGACATTAAGAGCTCTGCAAATAAGTATTTTAAGGAAAACAATATTGTACTGAGTCCTAATTTAATTCTAAATAAAAAGGCAAAGATAAAACTGCGTAAAATGGATATTTATCCAAATGGTGACGAGGTCGTCGTTGGTGTAAATATCAAGGCTTATCTACCCGGTAACGTTTTGCCAGTGTCAGGTTGGGTATATTTAACAGGAAAACCAGTGATGACAGGAGGTAGGAAATTTGAACTTGAAGATCTTGATTTTAGCATGAACGTTGACAACAAATTCTATTCTGTAATATCCACAATTTTCAAACCTTTAATTATTAACGAAATTAAAAAACAAACTACTAGAGATTTAACCAATAGCATAGAGAGCATTAAGAAAATGTTGTTTGAAAAAATCGGCACATATCAGCAAGAAAGAATTGGGCTCTCTATATATAATTTCGACATCGGAGTTTATGACATTGCATTAACCAAAGAGGGAATAGCCATTGTTGTAGAATTAAACTCCACGTTTAATGTATCTATGAAGAATTGA
- the tnpC gene encoding IS66 family transposase, translating into MRPELLTSITDALKQISTLTETNGELLESLTRERITFGKIIYDLNNQLEAKNGACDKLNRYLNQAHEIMLDREHQVIELQSRIEALESENALLKEQVAQGEKKSWQLQELCEMLQGKKSEKFIPEREKVDAAIQQTLGPDFDLTELEEIIRVASTKGDIQQVDDQIRKGNRKKKKHLAHKGRRVQPSCIEVVTETIDVEGDKTGLIPMGKKVTTYYEYKPGKIIKVQQERLQYRTEDKKFVCQPVAPRLVEKGTVGNSLLAHLHSRRFGYGDPYTRQLRYIKSTTGISFAASTVNGWEEVAFKKLLRLLRCMKKVIVQARYLKVDETRLDYLNDIGEGKPSRGWLWVFLSEEQKLVLFEFNPSRGHKVPQQILKDFKGTLQADGLGSYVAAFKDNEEVDLMTCLSHIRRGFKKAEKYDKKLAAEALTLFNIIYRIEAFAERKKMTDDQRLALRQKYSVPFLDKIHIWLLEQQQIDHLPGTPIIKAVNYALGQWHKLKAFTTLGYVDADNNGVERAIRPVTTFRNNSLFAGNEHGAERVALFYSLIESCKLNDIDPYIYLKDIYDRLHDCPAHELINLLPPYWKKKNT; encoded by the coding sequence GTGCGCCCTGAATTACTCACTTCTATAACAGATGCATTAAAACAAATCTCCACGCTAACGGAGACCAATGGGGAGTTGTTGGAATCTCTGACCAGAGAGAGAATAACGTTTGGTAAGATTATATATGACCTGAATAACCAGCTGGAAGCAAAGAATGGAGCATGTGATAAATTAAACCGTTATCTGAATCAGGCACATGAGATTATGCTTGATAGAGAACATCAGGTCATTGAATTGCAAAGCAGGATCGAAGCATTGGAAAGTGAAAATGCGCTCTTAAAAGAGCAGGTTGCTCAGGGAGAAAAGAAGAGCTGGCAGTTACAGGAGTTATGTGAAATGCTACAGGGTAAAAAGAGTGAGAAATTTATACCTGAACGTGAAAAAGTAGATGCGGCCATACAACAAACCTTAGGACCTGATTTTGATCTGACCGAACTGGAAGAGATTATAAGAGTAGCCTCCACAAAAGGCGATATTCAACAAGTGGATGACCAGATCCGGAAAGGCAACCGCAAAAAGAAAAAACATCTCGCTCATAAAGGTAGAAGAGTACAACCATCTTGTATAGAAGTAGTGACAGAAACAATTGACGTCGAAGGAGACAAGACAGGCCTGATCCCTATGGGCAAAAAAGTGACGACCTATTACGAATACAAGCCGGGTAAAATTATTAAAGTACAACAGGAGCGGCTTCAATATCGTACAGAAGATAAAAAGTTTGTCTGCCAACCAGTAGCCCCTCGTCTGGTAGAAAAAGGAACAGTAGGAAACAGCCTGCTGGCACACTTACACAGCCGCCGGTTTGGATATGGGGATCCATATACACGTCAGTTACGGTATATAAAAAGCACTACTGGCATCAGCTTCGCAGCATCAACGGTAAATGGTTGGGAAGAGGTGGCCTTTAAGAAACTGCTAAGGCTGTTGAGATGTATGAAAAAAGTAATTGTGCAGGCCCGGTATCTGAAGGTCGATGAGACAAGATTAGATTACCTCAATGATATTGGAGAAGGCAAACCATCCAGGGGTTGGCTATGGGTATTTTTATCTGAAGAACAAAAATTAGTATTGTTTGAATTTAACCCATCCCGCGGACATAAGGTTCCACAGCAGATATTAAAAGATTTTAAGGGCACGCTTCAGGCGGATGGCCTGGGTAGCTATGTAGCAGCTTTTAAAGATAATGAGGAGGTGGACCTAATGACATGCCTGTCCCATATCCGCCGCGGTTTTAAGAAAGCAGAGAAATATGATAAAAAGCTAGCGGCAGAAGCATTGACATTGTTCAACATCATTTACAGGATAGAAGCCTTTGCCGAAAGAAAAAAGATGACCGATGACCAGCGATTGGCATTGCGTCAGAAATATAGCGTTCCTTTTCTCGATAAAATACATATCTGGTTGCTGGAACAACAGCAGATAGATCATCTGCCAGGTACACCAATAATTAAAGCAGTTAATTATGCCCTGGGGCAATGGCACAAACTAAAAGCATTTACGACCCTTGGATACGTCGATGCCGACAACAATGGCGTCGAGAGGGCCATCAGACCCGTTACTACCTTCCGCAATAATAGCCTGTTTGCCGGAAATGAACATGGAGCAGAGAGAGTAGCACTTTTTTACTCCCTGATCGAGTCTTGTAAACTTAACGACATCGATCCTTATATTTATCTTAAAGATATCTATGACCGCCTTCATGATTGCCCAGCTCATGAACTTATTAATCTGTTGCCTCCATATTGGAAGAAGAAAAATACATGA
- the tnpA gene encoding IS66 family insertion sequence element accessory protein TnpA, with the protein MRKKQIQRSLPGSPLKVDMAFHVRQQPDSGMIISEYCRAHQISEGSFYYWLKKTNNTSPVPSSPPAILPVKIVASSNEPVNSNLFAEVRGIAIYQPVPAEYLLTLLNH; encoded by the coding sequence ATGCGAAAGAAGCAAATTCAGAGATCTCTCCCTGGTTCTCCCTTAAAAGTAGACATGGCATTCCATGTTCGTCAGCAGCCTGATTCCGGCATGATTATTAGCGAATACTGCAGGGCTCATCAAATAAGTGAAGGCAGTTTTTATTACTGGTTAAAGAAAACAAACAATACTTCACCGGTTCCATCCTCACCACCAGCAATACTTCCCGTAAAAATTGTAGCATCATCAAATGAGCCTGTTAATTCAAACTTATTTGCTGAAGTGCGCGGTATTGCAATTTATCAACCTGTGCCGGCAGAATATTTACTCACCTTGCTAAATCATTAG
- the tnpB gene encoding IS66 family insertion sequence element accessory protein TnpB (TnpB, as the term is used for proteins encoded by IS66 family insertion elements, is considered an accessory protein, since TnpC, encoded by a neighboring gene, is a DDE family transposase.): MLSLAGYNFYIYTSAADMRMGINGLSGIVRNQMALDPLAKGIIYLFFNGRLTQVKMLQFDGDGQALYYKRLARGTFGKPVYDPGCQAMMIERKDVMLILEGIEIKYRKRYERKSGKSTDQPN, translated from the coding sequence ATGTTGTCATTAGCTGGTTATAATTTTTATATCTATACATCTGCAGCGGATATGCGGATGGGAATAAATGGTTTGTCAGGCATCGTACGTAATCAAATGGCACTTGATCCATTAGCTAAGGGCATCATCTATTTGTTTTTTAACGGGCGTCTCACCCAGGTGAAAATGTTGCAATTTGATGGAGATGGTCAGGCGCTTTATTACAAAAGACTAGCCAGAGGCACCTTTGGCAAACCTGTTTATGATCCTGGTTGCCAGGCGATGATGATTGAACGCAAAGATGTGATGCTCATCCTGGAAGGAATCGAGATTAAGTACAGAAAGCGTTACGAAAGAAAGTCAGGAAAATCAACAGATCAGCCAAACTAA